The Takifugu flavidus isolate HTHZ2018 chromosome 17, ASM371156v2, whole genome shotgun sequence genome contains a region encoding:
- the LOC130514028 gene encoding neutral cholesterol ester hydrolase 1-like encodes MKRRRTQSLASYFETEVIPPSFVAPWRTHQRSHRVGLNPHEPLTAPSVAMRLLLAGAVLLSAAAYYVYLPLPSGVSEPWKLMLLDALFRSFMQASDAAHALGVCHRIHLLNWVVSWVEEIEAHSCDAVRVADSTLGGVPTRVFHPLGGSQLKRGIVYFHGGGWALGSARMRSYDLLCRKMAKDLDSVVMSVDYRLAPDAVFPDQYYDALAASRAFLTPEVLHRYRIDPNRVCVSGDSAGGNLAAAVAQELSSDDSLPVKFKLQALIYPVLQALDFHTASYQQNQAVPILYRPFMARFWLQYLGADSSLEPLLLTNNHSSLDQRVISADTRSKVDWTALLSSEKRKHFRPVVKARGSPEVMDAVPHLMDVRAAPLLADQAVLRRTPTAYVMTCEFDVLRDDGLMYVRRLQDAGVTATSDHYEDGFHGCMVFSFLPMMSSVGQRSMNNYISWLDQNL; translated from the exons ATGAAAAGGAGGCGAACGCAAAGCCTGGCGTCTTATTTTGAAACCGAGGTCATTCCTCCGAGTTTCGTCGCTCCTTGGCGAACACACCAACGCTCCCACCGGGTCGGGCTGAACCCACATGAGCCGTTGACAGCTCCCTCCGTTGCGATGAGGCTCCTGTTGGCCGGAGCCGTGCTGCTGTCGGCGGCCGCCTATTACGTCTACCTGCCGCTGCCGAGCGGAGTCAGCGAGCCGTGGAagctgatgctgctggatgCGCTGTTCAGGAGCTTCATGCAGGCG AGCGATGCTGCTCACGCGCTGGGCGTGTGCCACCGGATCCACCTGCTGAACTGGGTCGTGTCCTGGGTGGAGGAGATCGAGGCCCACTCCTGTGACGCTGTGCGGGTGGCTGACTCCACGCTTGGCGGCGTTCCCACCAGGGTCTTTCATCCGCTGGGGGGGAGCCAGCTGAAGAGAGGGATCGTGTACTTCCACGGTGGAGGATGGGCCCTCGGCAGTGCAC GGATGCGCTCATATGACCTTCTGTGTCGGAAAATGGCGAAGGACCTGGACTCCGTGGTGATGTCTGTTGA TTACAGGCTGGCTCCGGACGCGGTGTTCCCAGATCAGTACTATGATGCGTTGGCGGCGTCACGGGCCTTCCTGACCCCTGAGGTTTTACACCGCTATCGGATTGATCccaacagagtgtgtgtgtccggaGACAGTGCTGGGGGAAACCTGGCTGCTGCCGTGGCTCAGGAG CTCAGCTCAGATGACAGTCTGCCTGTCAAGTTCAAGCTCCAGGCCCTGATTTATCCGGTGCTGCAGGCGCTGGACTTTCACACGGCCTCCTatcagcagaaccaggctgTTCCCATCCTCTACAGACCCTTCATGGCCCGATTCTGGCTGCAGTACCTGGGCGCCGACTCCTCTCTCGAACCCCTCCTCCTCACTAACAACcacagctctctggaccagCGGGTCATCAGCGCCGACACGCGCTCCAAGGTGGACTGGACCGCTCTGCTGTCGTCAGAAAAAAGGAAGCACTTTCGGCCCGTGGTCAAAGCGAGAGGGTCGCCAGAGGTGATGGACGCCGTGCCGCATCTCATGGACGTGAGGGCGGCGCCGCTGCTGGCGGATCAGGCGGTTCTGAGACGGACGCCCACGGCGTACGTGATGACTTGCGAGTTTGACGTGTTGAGGGACGACGGGTTGATGTACGTCAGGCGGCTGCAGGACGCCGGCGTCACGGCAACAAGCGACCACTACGAGGACGGGTTCCACGGCTGCATGGTGTTCTCATTCCTGCCGATGATGTCGAGCGTCGGGCAGCGGAGCATGAACAACTACATCAGCTGGCTGGACCAGAACCTGTAA
- the emc9 gene encoding ER membrane protein complex subunit 9 produces the protein MGEMELSCRAYVKMYLHCCLFPRCSINGLLLSSRTTDGAVYVTDCVPLLHSHLSLAPITQLALTQVDVWCSQTQQRIVGYYQANACLSDSSPTLGAFKIADKISEQFENAVLLMLDGSKMSPDYRVPPIVVYERKDSKWTLKDKHTIMLRQWEETRAIATQMLESGDHTLLVDFDSHLDDITKDWTNQKLNNKIEELASPANGSL, from the exons ATGGGTGAGATGGAGCTATCCTGTCGGGCTTATGTCAAGATGTACCTGCACTGCTGCCTTTTCCCTCGCTGCAGCATCAAcgggctgctgctgtcctccaggACGACAGATGGCGCTGTGTACGTGACAGATTGCGTCCCTCTGCTTCACTCCCACCTGTCCCTGGCTCCCATCACTCAGTTGGCCCTCACACAG GTGGATGTTTGGTGTTCGCAGACTCAGCAGAGGATCGTGGGATATTATCAAGCTAATGCCTGCTTATCCGATAGTAG CCCAACGCTGGGTGCCTTCAAGATTGCCGATAAAATTTCAGAGCAGTTTGAAAATGCAGTTTTGTTAATG CTCGATGGTAGTAAAATGTCTCCTGACTATCGCGTTCCTCCCATTGTTGTGTACGAGCGGAAGGATTCCAAATGGACGCTCAAAGACAAGCACAC CATCATGCTGAGACAGTGGGAGGAGACCCGGGCGATCGCCACCCAGATGCTGGAGTCTGGCGACCACACACTACTGGTGGATTTCGACAGCCACTTGGACGACATCACAAAGGACTGGACCAATCAGAAACTGAACAACAAGATCGAGGAGCTGGCCTCACCGGCCAATGGGAGCCTGTAG
- the irf9 gene encoding interferon regulatory factor 9: MAAGRTRSTRKLRSWIVEQVNSGKYPGVTWDDDAKTMFRIPWKHAGKQDFRKDEDAALFKAWAEFKGKLPDGVEDNPASWKTRLRCALNKSPEFSEVMERAQLDISDPYKVYRLVPLSEQGMSEPEKKSRVKAAKRSKNRRSSQLEDDSVQVKIKKKEVTSQQVDENMSEVQRWPENQILAVEVDQDDAVDTKPDVTEIMLDFRIEESLPASPEVQDSFEVVVCYSGKEILKRRILGADLRIMYQPSSPIPPIPATIQGRFPRILLPDPPSSLPQDDRLLTLLPLMQQGVLLTSMTQGIYGKRFCQAQVFWSGPHTTSPGPHKLDQNTEPVLLFSKDVFKQQLDHYRSNGGEPPQSGITLSFGEEPSSTDDPSVKHIILKIKFPWAEKQLQGAAPIMDPITILQSLASQSPLGELTLNLVPVTAEDAV, encoded by the exons ATGGCTGCGGGGAGAACACGCTCAACACGCAAACTACGCTCCTGGATCGTCGAACag GTCAACAGTGGTAAATATCCAGGTGTGACGTGGGACGATGACGCCAAAACGATGTTCCGTATTCCCTGGAAGCACGCAGGAAAACAGGACTTCCGTAAAGATGAGGACGCTGCCCTTTTCAAG GCGTGGGCGGAGTTCAAAGGTAAACTGCCCGATGGGGTCGAGGACAACCCGGCGTCCTGGAAGACGCGCCTTCGCTGTGCCCTCAACAAGAGTCCAGAGTTCTCGGAGGTGATGGAGCGAGCTCAGCTCGACATCTCGGATCCCTACAAGGTGTACCGCCTGGTCCCGCTCAGCGAGCAGG GTATGTCAGAACCTGAAAAGAAGAGCAGAGTTAAAGCAGCCAAGAGGTCAAAAAACAGGAGAAGCAGCCAGCTGGAAGATGACAGCGTTCAGGTCAAGATCAAGAaaaaggaagtgacatcacagcag GTGGATGAAAACATGTCAGAAGTTCAGCGGTGGCCTGAAAACCAGATCCTGGCAGTAGAAGTGGATCAGGACGACGCCGTGGACACGAAGCCTGACG tTACCGAGATCATGCTGGACTTTAGGATCGAGGAGAgcctccctgcctcccccgAAG TCCAGGACTCCTTCGAAGTGGTGGTCTGTTATTCAGGCAAGGAGATCCTCAAGCGTCGTATCCTGGGCGCCGACCTCAGGATAATGTACCAGCCTTCCTCCCCCATCCCACCTATACCCGCCACCATCCAAGGCAGATTTCCACGCATTCTGCTCCCAGACCCGCCGTCCTCGCTGCCCCAGGACGACAGGCTGCTCACACTGCTGCCCTTAATGCAGCAGGGGGTGCTGCTGACCTCCATGACTCAGGGCATCTACGGCAAACGGTTCTGCCAGGCCCAGGTGTTCTGGAGCGGGCCGCACACGACCTCCCCGGGACCGCACAAGTTGGATCAAAACACAGAACCGGTGCTGCTGTTCAGTAAAGATGTCTTCAAACAAC AACTGGACCACTACCGCTCGAACGGCGGCGAGCCGCCTCAGAGTGGCATCACGCTGAGCTTTGGTGAAGAGCCGAGCAGCACCGACGACCCGTCTGTGAAGCACATCATTCTCAAG ATCAAGTTTCCGTGGGCAGAGAAGCAGCTCCAGGGTGCTGCGCCCATCATGGACCCCATCACCATCCTCCAGTCTCTGGCCAGTCAGTCTCCACTGGGAGAATTAACACTGAACCTGGTCCCCGTGACCGCCGAGGACGCCGTCTGA